In Legionella cincinnatiensis, the DNA window TTAAGACAGAAAATAAAAAATACAGGGGCCTGGTTATTATTTATTACTCTTGTTGGAATAGGGCTTATTATTGGGGATGGAATATTAACTCCAGCAATCTCTATATTAAGTGCTGTAGAAGGACTTGAACCATTATCTCCCCATTTAGCCAAGTATATTCTACCAGTCACTTTAGTTATTTTAGTGTTGTTATTTAAGCTGCAACGACTAGGTACCGGGAAAATTGGCGTTTTTTTTGCCCCTATTATGCTTATTTGGTTTTTCACAATAGGAATTTTGGGTTTTTTACAAATTATTCAGAATCCTGCAGTACTTATGGCAGTTAATCCCTATTATGCGATTCGTTTTTTTATATTACATCAGCAGTTTGCTCTTTTTATATTGGGTGGAATATTTTTAGTGATGACTGGGGGTGAAGCATTATTCGCTGATTTAGGGCATTTTGGCAAAAAAGCCATTCGAATAGGATGGTTTACTATCGTGTTCCCTGGATTATTTTTATGTTATTTTGGTCAAGGTGCTCTTGTTTTAATGCATCCGGAAGAGATTAGCTATCCATTTTATAGTTTGTCACCCCATTGGTTTCTTCCTATTATGGTGGTTATGGCGACAGCTGCAACTATTGTTGCTTCACAGGCCATCATTTCTGCGGCATTTTCTATTTTAAAACAAACAGCATTACTTAACCTGATTCCAAGGCTTAAGATTATATATACTTCCAAAATTGAAAAAGGCCAGGTGTATTTGCCTTTCATCAATTTTATTTTAGCTATAGGTACATGTGCGCTTGTGGTAACTTTTAGATCATCATCAAGCCTTGCAGATGCTTACGGAATTGCTGTTAATTTAGATATGCTTCTCACTACTATTTTAGTAGGGATCATTGCGTATCGTTGTTGGCATTGGAATGTGCTCAAGTTAATCATTTTTCCTTTAATTTTGATTATTGAACTTGGATTTTTGGCGGGAAATAGCTCTAAGTTTTTGACTGGAGGTTGGATTCCTATTTTAATTGCACTTCTTGGTGTTATTGTGATGTATACCTGGCATTGTGGCTTCGAGAAACTCCGTGAATTACATCATAGAGATGCTTTAATGGATGCATTTATTATTGATGAATTAGATCAAAATAAAATTTCAAGACAATCTGGAACGGCGTTATATATTATTGATCCTTATGATTGTGAAGGTGAAAGTCTTCTACATCATCTACGACTCAACCGTATTTTTTCGGAGAATATGGTTTTTTTAAGTGTCAAAATTGAAAATAAGCCTTATATTCCTCTCGAAAATAAATTTGAACTCATTACAAAAGCAAAAGGATTTCATCTCATTTATATTCATTTTGGATTTACTGAAAATATTAATTTACCTAATACCTTAGACGCACTGTTTCAAAGAGTTCAATTACCCTTTGAAATCAGCAAAAATAAATTAATTTATTTTATAGAGATCGTTTTTGTTGAAATGACAAGGGAAAGACTAAAAGGTATGTGCTTATGGCAAAAGCATTTATTTTCTCTCATGATACGTAATGCTGTACCTGATATTCAGTTTTATCGTTTACCTTACAATAAAACGATTGCATTAGGCACATATTATCAATTTTAAGTCCAATAAAAATCGGACAATATTGGATTAGCTAGAGATTAAGGATTGTCACATGGAGGAATTTGATTTACATAACTGTTCCTTATTTAAAGGAGTAGATGAAAAATATGTTGATGAGTTTTTAGCAAGTTGTGAGCTTGTTGAACTTCATCAAGGTGAGTTTCTTTTTCATCAAAATGAAATTGGTGATGCAATGTACATTGTGGAACAGGGTGAATTAGAAGTTGTATTAGATCAAGGCGTAGCAGAATCGGATTCCCAGACACCGCAGATGATTGGCAGACGTGAAAGAGGAGCTTTGATCGGGGAGTTATGTGTATTTGGTCAACAAAAACGTTCTGCGTCAGTTCGAGCGTTGGTTGATTCTCGCCTCTTAAAAATTGAAGGTGAAGATTTCAGAATACGTATTTACTCAAAGGAACTGGATGCATTATTGATTTCTTATAATATCGCAAAAGTACTGGGTGAACGTTTAATTACAACAAATAATCTTTTAACTTTGTATCTTCCATTTAAAGCATAATTATAACGATGAATTTTGAGCACTATAAATAACTTGGAAAAAAGTATCTTCCATTCTTTTTTCTTGCTTGCCCTGAACTCAATGCGTTCTTAATTTTCTTTTTTCATTCATCTTTATTATTTCTGTGGTGATAAGTATCAAGACAGTGCCTATTGCTGCTCCCACAGCAGTTCCTATACCGAGTAACTTTAAGCTGCCAATGACTGCACCTACAGCCATCCCAATAGATAGTTCAATGCTAATTCCAAGTGCAGGAAGAAAAATATCCGCAATGTTGTCTTTAGAAAGTGATTGAATGTCATTCTTGTTTTTATAGATTTTAAAAATTGCTATGCTTCCTGTTAGCGCGCCTCCAAGGAACATTCCAATAATAAAACCAAAAGCGCCACCAACAATGAAGTTTACATCAATGCCAAAATGGAGATCTTTATATCCGGTAAATAATCCAAATAGAGGGGTAATAAAAGCCCCAGATAAAGCACCAATAGCACTACCTGTAATCCCTCCAGGAATTGAGCCTACGGCGGCTGCAACATATAAATTAGGATTTTTTAAAAGATTTAGAAGAAATAGAAAACCATTTTCAATACTCATGCTCATGATAGCCAGAAATCCCACACATTATAATGTTATTAATTTAACAATAATGGTATCTATTGACAATCTAATCTTTATCGAAATAGTTCTCTTGCTTTATTCAATACAAGTGGTGCTCTATACTAGACAGTATGTTCCTGGGGATTGATGCATGATCCATGACAAATTGATTTGATTTACTTTATATTTGTATTATACCTAGTGATAACAGGATATTTTTTTCACCGCGAAGTGAAATTAGAGTTTGTATTATTCTACGAGGGGTTGTCAAAATTTGAATAAAAATATCATCATTCAAATGCAAATTGTTGCAGTTTTGTTGGGTGCTCCTATTTTTGTATTTTTGGACAGCCCCTGGTTTGCTGATCATTTTTTTGTGGGACAAGATGTAAATAATGTAATTATGTTTCTTATGTATGGTTGGATATTTTATTTTGCTGGCCGCAGATTACATTGGCTGATGTTAATTATGATCGTTGCTAGCTTTTGCGCGGAAGTAATTGGATCAAAAATATTAACTCTATATCGGTATCATCTGGATAATATTCCTCCTTTTATTCCTCTAGGACATGCAGTGGTTTATGCCATAGTGTTTCAAATAACTCATCAACCATTTATATGGAAGTATCATGTGGATTTTGAAAATTTTTTGCGCAAATTTGCTTTTATTGTCTGTTTTATGTCCTTAATTTTATTAAATGATGTCGCCGGTTTTTTAGGTTATTTGTTTTTCCTTGTTATTCTGAGACAACGAAAAAAACCTTTATTTTATTTGACTATGTTTGCCATAACTTACTATTTAGAATTTCTAGGTACTGTTTTTTCAGCATGGTCTTATTATTTTGCTCTGGGCAATCATCCTAATTACATCCCAACATCAGTGACGCCTTGTGGTATTGCGGGTGTTTATATGCTTGTTGATATAACCAGTAATTCGGCCTATTTTTATGTTAAAAAGTTAAAAAAATACCTTAAAAAGGTGCGAACTTCTCTGCATACTATAACGCCGGAAAAAGAGAGCATCATCCAATCTCTACAATAAAGCGTAGCATTATCTTAAAGCTGGATTCTGCTCTATCGGTACCGCATAAGTCTAAAAAGGGCCATTTAGGATAGTTTGATTAACAAATGGAACTAATTTGCATATCTTATTTGTGCATAATATAATCATATTGATTCACATTGATTCTTTTGATGTGACACGTTATAAGGAGATTTACATGAAGATCAAATCACCTGCAGCTGGGTTAATAATCGCTACTGCTATGATTATAGCAGTTGGACCTACCCAAGCAGCATGTTATAAGAATCAACCGGGATGGCACATGGTTTCAAAAAAATGTGGCATTAAACCTGCCGCGAACTGGCAACAATATGAGAGCGGAGTCTACACCCAACCAACAACAGGCAAAAGTTTATTTCCCTCTTTCTAAATAGTAAGAGTAGCTCATTATTAATGAGTGTAATATGAGCTACTCTTAGTTTCTTTGAAGTTTTCGTTTTTAGGTGTTTTTGAGAGTGGCATGTCTATTTTGCTCTCGTCATTATATATCAGGACTAAAGCTAGCATATGAGACAACATTTCTGAAATTGCCTATTTTTGAAGTACATACTTTCCTGGAGCATCAGGCAGCAAGGGGTCAATATCTGGTGGAGGGATGAGTTTTTGTGAACTGTTATTTACCAACCAATCATGCCATGCTATCCACCAAGAGCCCTCTCTTTTTTCTGCTTTATTCAACCACTTTTTAGGGCCAATATAGGGCATGTCCTTTTTGTTTTCATGAATAAAATAAAAACGTCTAGGATGATTAGGTTCACTAACAATTCCTGCGTTGTGTCCCCCATTTGTTAGTACAAATGTAATATCTGTATGCATCATTAAATGTATTTTATATACAGATTCCCACGGAGCGATATGATCTTTTTCAGGACTTACTGCAAAAATAGGCAAATGAACATTACTCGGTGCTACTATTTCATCTTCTACACGAAAATGGCCCTCTGCAAATTCATTATGAAGGAATAGTTTATCGAGGTATTCTGTATGCATTTTATAGGGCATCCGGGTTGCATCAGCATTCCAGGCAAGTAGATCAATCATACCTCGTTTTGTCCCTGTCATATAATCATCAATCATTTTTGACCAAATGAGATCGTAGGTACGCAACATCTGAAAAGAACCTGCCATGTGTTTGGGATCCAGATAGCCTTTTTCCCACATCATATTTTTGAGAAAGTTTATCTCACTCTCGTTAATAAACAGCATGAGCTCGCCTGCTTTGGTAAAGTCTCCTTGTGCTGCTAGTAGAGAAAGACTTTTAAGGCGATTATCATGATTTCTTGCCATTGCCGCAGCAACAATCATTGCCAGTGTTCCACCAAGGCAATATCCCATCAAATGAATTTTTGTTTTAGGTAAAATATCATTTACAGCATCAATTGCCGCCATTGCACCTTGACGATAATACTCATCCATTCCTAAGTCTCGGTCATTTTCATCTGGATTACGCCATGAAATAATAAAAACGGTATGGCCTTGTTCAACAAGCCATTTAACTAATGAGTTTTTTGAAGATAAATCTAAAATGTAATATTTCATTATCCAGGCGGGTATTATTAGGATCGGTTCTTTAAAAACCATTTGAGTCTGTGGCTTATATTGAATTAATTCAATCAAGTGATTGGTGAATACCACTTTTCCTGGAGTAATGGCAACATTTTTCCCAGGTTTGAATTTTCCAGCACCAGGAGGAGGTAAACCAGCTAATCTTCTCAGTAAATGATCAAATGCAATTTGAGTACCCCGAATTAAATTTACACCACCTGAGCGAATTGTTTCATTAAAAAGATCCGGATTACTCATGACAAAATTTGAAGGTGATAATGCATCAAGTAATTGACGGATGCAAAAAGAAACGGTGCGCTCTGAGCGATTAGATAGTCCAGGTACTTTTGTAGTAGCATAACGCCACCAATCTTCAATATGAAGAAAAACCTCAGCATAGAAACGCCAAGGCAATAATTGCCAATTTTCCTTATGAAAGCGAACATCTTTTCCTTGTGCGGGTTGCTTGTCATAAATTAAATGAGTCAAAAATTCAGGGGTATGTATCATAGGATAAAAATCCAGTGCTAAGAGATGTCCTGGCGACTGGGCTAATTGTAAAAGCCAAGCACAATGAGCAGTTCCTATTACAGCTGGACTCATTCCCATGGTAATCTTGCCTAGATTTGCCTGATATAATTTATTAATGTAATAAAAGAAATCATCAATTTTATTCATATACTCAGAATAACTTTCGGTATTGACTGTAGGTGGTTGGAAAACAGGTTGCTTTTTTGTCGACGGATTTTTTTTTACAAGACTTTTTGTAGCCATTTGATTCCATCCTTTGAAGATCGATTATCGATTTAAAAAGTTCATTGATATAAATTATAGTGTTATTTTTAAAGTTATGTATGCCCCAGCTCTGGCGATGGTATTATTGGGTGAGAAGACAATCTTTTTTGAATAATCACTAGGATTGGTTTTCCAGGTTTATTGTGAAGCAGGAA includes these proteins:
- a CDS encoding potassium transporter Kup gives rise to the protein MMDESSPEKTNQFSLSFAALGVVFGDIGTSPLYAFSQVITYLPISDYNVYGILSLIFWSLLIIVSFKYLLIVFRADNDGEGGIMALAGILRQKIKNTGAWLLFITLVGIGLIIGDGILTPAISILSAVEGLEPLSPHLAKYILPVTLVILVLLFKLQRLGTGKIGVFFAPIMLIWFFTIGILGFLQIIQNPAVLMAVNPYYAIRFFILHQQFALFILGGIFLVMTGGEALFADLGHFGKKAIRIGWFTIVFPGLFLCYFGQGALVLMHPEEISYPFYSLSPHWFLPIMVVMATAATIVASQAIISAAFSILKQTALLNLIPRLKIIYTSKIEKGQVYLPFINFILAIGTCALVVTFRSSSSLADAYGIAVNLDMLLTTILVGIIAYRCWHWNVLKLIIFPLILIIELGFLAGNSSKFLTGGWIPILIALLGVIVMYTWHCGFEKLRELHHRDALMDAFIIDELDQNKISRQSGTALYIIDPYDCEGESLLHHLRLNRIFSENMVFLSVKIENKPYIPLENKFELITKAKGFHLIYIHFGFTENINLPNTLDALFQRVQLPFEISKNKLIYFIEIVFVEMTRERLKGMCLWQKHLFSLMIRNAVPDIQFYRLPYNKTIALGTYYQF
- a CDS encoding cyclic nucleotide-binding domain-containing protein, producing MEEFDLHNCSLFKGVDEKYVDEFLASCELVELHQGEFLFHQNEIGDAMYIVEQGELEVVLDQGVAESDSQTPQMIGRRERGALIGELCVFGQQKRSASVRALVDSRLLKIEGEDFRIRIYSKELDALLISYNIAKVLGERLITTNNLLTLYLPFKA
- a CDS encoding PHA/PHB synthase family protein gives rise to the protein MATKSLVKKNPSTKKQPVFQPPTVNTESYSEYMNKIDDFFYYINKLYQANLGKITMGMSPAVIGTAHCAWLLQLAQSPGHLLALDFYPMIHTPEFLTHLIYDKQPAQGKDVRFHKENWQLLPWRFYAEVFLHIEDWWRYATTKVPGLSNRSERTVSFCIRQLLDALSPSNFVMSNPDLFNETIRSGGVNLIRGTQIAFDHLLRRLAGLPPPGAGKFKPGKNVAITPGKVVFTNHLIELIQYKPQTQMVFKEPILIIPAWIMKYYILDLSSKNSLVKWLVEQGHTVFIISWRNPDENDRDLGMDEYYRQGAMAAIDAVNDILPKTKIHLMGYCLGGTLAMIVAAAMARNHDNRLKSLSLLAAQGDFTKAGELMLFINESEINFLKNMMWEKGYLDPKHMAGSFQMLRTYDLIWSKMIDDYMTGTKRGMIDLLAWNADATRMPYKMHTEYLDKLFLHNEFAEGHFRVEDEIVAPSNVHLPIFAVSPEKDHIAPWESVYKIHLMMHTDITFVLTNGGHNAGIVSEPNHPRRFYFIHENKKDMPYIGPKKWLNKAEKREGSWWIAWHDWLVNNSSQKLIPPPDIDPLLPDAPGKYVLQK